A section of the Pseudomonas sp. FP453 genome encodes:
- a CDS encoding EVE domain-containing protein has translation MAYWLMKSEPDELSIKGLEKLGVARWDGVRNYQARNFLRAMAEDDEFFFYHSSCPEPGIAGIGKIIKAAYPDPTALEPESHYFDAKATPEKNPWSAIDVAHIKTFPKVLGLGYLKQQTALAELPLVQKGSRLSVMPVTAEQWAAVLALG, from the coding sequence ATGGCCTATTGGCTGATGAAATCCGAGCCCGACGAACTCTCCATCAAGGGCCTGGAAAAGCTCGGCGTAGCTCGCTGGGACGGGGTGCGCAACTATCAGGCGCGCAATTTCCTGCGCGCCATGGCCGAGGATGACGAGTTTTTCTTCTACCACTCCAGCTGCCCGGAGCCGGGAATTGCCGGCATCGGAAAAATCATCAAGGCGGCTTACCCGGATCCCACAGCGCTAGAGCCAGAAAGCCACTATTTCGACGCCAAGGCCACCCCGGAGAAAAACCCGTGGAGCGCGATCGATGTGGCCCACATCAAAACCTTTCCCAAGGTGTTGGGCCTGGGTTACCTGAAACAACAAACCGCCCTCGCCGAGTTGCCGTTGGTGCAAAAAGGCAGCCGGTTGTCTGTGATGCCGGTGACCGCCGAGCAATGGGCGGCGGTGCTGGCCCTGGGTTAA
- a CDS encoding HlyD family secretion protein: MSQNNHTSRIFAIALIALLLGAGGFGYWRSTQDRLPEGLSMGNGRLESTEVQIAAKIPGRLAEVRVDEGDKVLKGQLLARMDTRTLEAQRAQAEAEVLRAKENFAAAEANVQLRQSEQLLANQELKRTQELYKRGFASSQLIDQQQARQNTGNAAVIAAQAQVNSVKAAIGAAQAQVAQLNSEIDDSSLRAPIDGIIQLRLAEPGEVLGAGGRVLLLIDPNDQYMNLYLPASVTGRLTVGSEARILLDALPQQPLPAKISFVAAKSQFTPKEVETRDERQKLVFRVKLRLTHPDAVPQAKPGMPGAGYVRTADIDWPANLQ, translated from the coding sequence ATGTCGCAGAACAACCACACCTCCCGTATTTTCGCCATCGCCTTGATCGCCCTGCTGCTCGGCGCCGGCGGCTTCGGTTACTGGCGCTCCACCCAGGACCGCCTGCCCGAAGGCCTGAGCATGGGCAACGGGCGCCTGGAATCCACCGAAGTGCAGATCGCCGCGAAGATCCCCGGGCGCCTGGCCGAAGTGCGTGTGGATGAAGGCGACAAGGTGCTCAAGGGCCAACTGCTCGCGCGCATGGACACCCGCACCCTCGAAGCCCAGCGCGCCCAGGCCGAAGCCGAAGTGCTGCGCGCCAAGGAAAACTTCGCCGCCGCCGAGGCCAATGTGCAACTGCGCCAAAGCGAGCAGTTGCTGGCCAACCAGGAACTCAAGCGTACCCAGGAGCTGTACAAACGCGGCTTCGCCAGCAGCCAATTGATCGACCAGCAACAAGCCCGGCAAAACACCGGCAACGCGGCGGTGATCGCAGCCCAAGCCCAGGTCAATTCGGTAAAAGCCGCCATCGGCGCCGCCCAGGCCCAGGTCGCCCAGCTCAACAGCGAAATCGACGACAGCAGCCTGCGCGCGCCCATCGACGGAATCATCCAACTGCGCCTGGCCGAGCCCGGTGAAGTGCTCGGCGCAGGCGGACGCGTGCTGCTGCTGATCGATCCGAATGACCAGTACATGAACCTCTACCTGCCCGCCTCCGTCACCGGTCGCCTGACCGTCGGCAGTGAAGCGCGCATCCTGCTCGACGCCCTGCCCCAGCAACCGCTGCCGGCGAAAATCAGCTTTGTCGCCGCCAAGTCACAGTTCACCCCCAAGGAAGTGGAAACCCGCGACGAACGCCAGAAACTGGTGTTCCGCGTCAAACTGCGCCTGACCCACCCCGACGCCGTGCCCCAAGCCAAACCGGGCATGCCCGGCGCCGGCTACGTGCGCACGGCCGATATCGACTGGCCGGCCAACCTGCAATGA
- the rbbA gene encoding ribosome-associated ATPase/putative transporter RbbA codes for MTGLALHATGINHRYGKQQALLDIAFSLPAGTRCGLIGPDGAGKSSLLGLIAGVKKLQAGELQVLGGSIQDRRHRNSLYPRIAFMPQGLGGNLYPELSISENIRFFATLFGLSKADCDQRMHNLLLATDLARFAERPAGKLSGGMKQKLGLCCALIHDPDLLILDEPTTGVDPLSRRRFWELVETVRSERPQLTLLVATAYMEEAEQFEHCLMLDRGRLIADGLSRELAAVTPSGKLDEAFTHFQGDSAHNNQALVIPPRESDNTDIAIEAHNLTLRFGDFTAVNQVSFAIGRGEIFGFLGSNGCGKTTTMKVLTGLMPATEGSAKLLGNPVNAKDLATRKRVGFMSQSFSLYGELSVRQNLVLHAQLFDLPKAASGPRIDELIQRFDLVDVAEQPSGELPLGLRQRLSLAVAVLHRPEVLILDEPTSGVDPAARDDFWRLLIELSREQGVTIFLSTHFMNEAQRCDRISLMHAGKVLACDTPDALQRQFHGDTLEAAFVTCLEQAQGEPEPSAPTATVSETAAPPVSKRGFSLTRLLAVASREGKELLRDKVRMAFALLGAMFMMVIFGYGISLDVENLAFAVYDQDQTPQSRAYLEAFRSSRYFAEQPVIQDSNELHRRLQRSEIKLALEIPPGFGRDLYAGRQPTVAAWLDGGMPFRAETSRNYVEAVHQANLQQLGELSSQPQHSQAAAKLETRFRYNQDVVSVNAIGPGVMALILAFIPAMLTALGIVREKELGSITNFYATPLTRLEFLLGKQAPYLAVSLVNLALLVAMNRWLFGVPFKGSGLTLAFGGLLYVLATTGMGLLISAFTRTQIAAILGTMIITSLPTIQFSGLIVPRSSLEGAAALMGMLFPAGHFLDIAVGTFTKALDLRQLWPQCLALFGFFVAFTGLSLIMLKKQEA; via the coding sequence ATGACCGGCCTGGCGCTGCACGCCACCGGGATCAACCATCGCTACGGCAAGCAACAGGCCCTGCTCGACATCGCCTTCAGCCTGCCCGCTGGAACGCGCTGCGGCTTGATCGGCCCGGATGGCGCGGGCAAGTCGAGCCTGCTGGGGTTGATCGCCGGGGTGAAAAAGCTCCAGGCGGGCGAATTGCAGGTGCTCGGTGGTTCGATCCAGGACCGCCGCCACCGCAACAGCCTGTACCCGCGCATCGCCTTTATGCCCCAAGGCCTGGGCGGCAACCTGTACCCCGAACTGTCCATCAGCGAAAACATCCGCTTCTTCGCCACACTGTTCGGCCTGTCGAAAGCCGATTGCGACCAGCGCATGCACAACCTGCTGCTGGCCACCGACCTCGCACGTTTTGCCGAACGCCCGGCGGGCAAGCTGTCCGGCGGCATGAAGCAGAAACTCGGCCTGTGCTGCGCGCTGATCCATGACCCGGACCTGCTGATCCTCGACGAACCGACCACCGGCGTCGACCCGCTGTCGCGCCGCCGCTTCTGGGAGCTGGTCGAAACCGTACGCAGCGAACGCCCGCAACTGACGCTGCTGGTGGCCACGGCCTACATGGAAGAAGCCGAACAATTCGAACACTGCCTGATGCTCGATCGCGGCAGGCTGATCGCCGACGGCCTCAGCCGCGAACTGGCCGCCGTCACCCCCAGCGGCAAACTGGACGAGGCCTTCACCCACTTCCAGGGCGACAGCGCCCACAACAATCAGGCGCTAGTGATCCCGCCACGGGAAAGCGACAACACCGACATCGCCATCGAAGCCCACAACCTGACCCTGCGTTTTGGTGATTTCACGGCGGTAAACCAGGTCAGCTTCGCCATTGGTCGTGGCGAGATCTTCGGCTTCCTCGGTTCCAACGGTTGCGGCAAGACCACCACCATGAAAGTCCTCACCGGCTTGATGCCGGCCACCGAAGGCAGCGCCAAGCTGCTGGGCAACCCGGTGAACGCCAAGGACCTGGCCACCCGCAAGCGCGTGGGGTTCATGTCACAAAGCTTTTCGCTGTACGGCGAACTCAGCGTGCGCCAGAACCTGGTGCTGCATGCGCAGCTGTTCGACCTGCCCAAGGCCGCCAGCGGCCCGCGTATCGATGAGCTGATCCAGCGATTCGACCTCGTTGACGTGGCCGAGCAACCTTCCGGCGAACTGCCCCTCGGCTTGCGCCAGCGCTTGTCGTTAGCCGTTGCCGTGTTGCATCGCCCGGAAGTGCTGATCCTCGATGAACCGACCTCGGGCGTTGACCCCGCGGCGCGGGATGATTTCTGGCGCTTGCTGATCGAACTGTCCCGCGAACAGGGCGTGACGATCTTCCTGTCCACCCACTTTATGAACGAAGCCCAACGCTGCGACCGCATCTCGCTGATGCACGCGGGCAAGGTGCTCGCCTGCGACACGCCGGACGCGCTGCAACGGCAATTCCACGGCGACACCCTGGAAGCCGCCTTCGTCACTTGCCTGGAACAGGCCCAGGGCGAACCCGAACCCAGCGCACCCACCGCCACCGTCAGCGAAACCGCCGCGCCGCCCGTGAGCAAACGCGGCTTCAGCCTGACGCGCCTGTTGGCGGTGGCCAGCCGCGAAGGCAAGGAACTGCTGCGGGACAAGGTGCGCATGGCGTTTGCCCTGCTGGGGGCGATGTTCATGATGGTGATCTTTGGCTACGGCATCTCCTTGGACGTGGAAAACCTCGCCTTTGCCGTCTATGACCAGGACCAGACGCCACAGAGCCGCGCCTACCTGGAAGCGTTCCGCAGCTCGCGCTACTTCGCCGAGCAGCCTGTGATTCAGGATTCGAACGAACTGCACCGGCGCCTGCAACGCTCGGAAATCAAACTGGCCCTGGAGATTCCACCGGGCTTTGGCCGCGACCTCTACGCCGGGCGCCAACCCACCGTGGCGGCGTGGCTCGACGGCGGCATGCCGTTTCGCGCAGAAACCAGCCGTAACTATGTCGAAGCCGTGCACCAGGCCAACCTCCAGCAACTGGGCGAACTGAGCAGCCAGCCGCAACACAGCCAGGCGGCCGCCAAGCTGGAGACGCGCTTTCGTTACAACCAGGACGTGGTCAGCGTGAACGCCATCGGCCCCGGCGTGATGGCGCTGATCCTGGCGTTTATCCCGGCGATGCTCACCGCCCTTGGCATCGTGCGGGAAAAAGAGCTGGGTTCGATCACCAACTTCTACGCCACGCCGCTGACGCGCCTGGAGTTCCTGCTGGGCAAACAGGCGCCGTACCTGGCCGTGAGCCTGGTCAACCTGGCGCTGCTGGTGGCGATGAACCGCTGGCTGTTCGGCGTGCCCTTCAAAGGCAGCGGCCTGACGCTGGCGTTCGGCGGCCTGCTGTATGTGCTGGCCACCACCGGCATGGGCCTGTTGATTTCCGCGTTCACCCGCACCCAGATCGCGGCGATCCTCGGCACCATGATCATCACCAGCCTGCCGACCATCCAGTTCTCCGGGCTGATCGTGCCGCGCTCGTCCCTGGAAGGTGCGGCAGCCTTGATGGGTATGCTGTTTCCGGCCGGGCACTTCCTTGATATCGCCGTGGGCACCTTTACCAAAGCCCTGG